AGCCTGCTGGGGGAGGTGACAGCGCCGGTCGCTGCGTACGTCGTGCGCGTCTTTCCGCCAGGCGGTCGCGTCGAGTACCTCTTTTACGATCGCGCTTCGTACCTTCTCGTGCGCAGCGAACGGCAGGTCGTCAATCGGCGAGTGGTGACGACGTACGACGATTTCAGAGACACGGGCGGTTGGCGTGAAGCCTGGCACATCCACGCGAGCAATGGCCTGGCGTATGACGACGAAGACTGGCGCCTGCAATCGCTATCCTTCGGCGCCGTCGTCGACGAAAAGTCTTTCGCGCAGCCCCAAAGCCGGGGCACGGTGATGCTCGGGCAGCAGTCTACCGCCCTTCCTGCAACGCTCAGCGGAGATCGCGTGATCCTCACCGCAGAGCTGGGCGGACACAAGGTGAACCTCCAATTGGATTCCGGCGCGGCTGGCATCCTGCTCGATCGTTCGGTGGCCGACGCCGTGCACGTGACCTCGTACGGCAGACTGACGCAGGATGTTGCGGGCGAGTTCACCGCCTCCCCGGCGCTAATCCCAGTCATGGCGATCGGCGGCGCCACGATGAACAACGTCGCAGTGGAAACGGCGCCATACGGCGACCGCACGTACGACGGGTACCCTGTCGCCGGGCTGCTGGGCTACGATTTCATCGCGGGGTGCGTCGTCCACATCGACTATCTGAACAAGAAGGTCGAAGCGATCGATGCGGGGTCCTTCTCGGCGCCGCAGGGAGCCTTTGCGTTACCGATACGTCTTGACGATGGCGTACCGGTGGTCTCCGCGCGGGTGGGATCCGCGACGGCGAACGCCTTCATCGTGGACACCGGGGCGGATCGAAGCGTGATCTTCTCCGGATTTGCTCGCGCGCACGCCGCAGACGTTTCAGAAAGCGGCGTCTCTGAAACGATGACGAACATCTTGCCTTTCCCCGAAAAGTCGCACGGCGTGGGTGGCTCGATCGAGACGCGCATCGCGCAGGTGCCGTCCCTCGGTCTTGGCCCGCTGACGTTTCCGAACTGGCGATTCGACGTGACCCAGAATGCGTTGGCGTTCGAGGACGAAGATTACGACGGTCTCATAGGACAGGACGTGCTGCGGAATTTCGACGTGTACCTCGACTACCACGACCTGAAGATCTACTTGCTGCCGAACGAGCGATACCGGCAGCGCTGGGGATCAAACTAACGGCCGTTCATCGTGATCTCGCTGCAGGCTACATCTTGGCCTGCTCGCGGCCGTCGATGTAGATCGGCTCTTTTGGCTGCTCGCCGGAGAGCCAATACGAAGCCAGGCGTTCTTCGCTCCAGCCGCGCTCGCGAAGGAATGTCTCATCGATCAACTCGCGACCGGTCAAAGCGCTGGGCTCGCTGGTCACGATCTCCATCAGCGCGTCGCACAGGATCTCCGGCGAGCGCCACTCCCCGCGGGAGCCGACTTTCCCCGTGAACTCCCAATTGATAGTGGCCTGGCTCTCGATCGGCGTGGCGGGCCACAACGAATTCGCTGCGACGTTGTCCGCGCTATGTTCCGCCGCGATGCCGATCGCAAGCCGGCTCATGCCCATTTTCGTGATCATGTAGCAGACGTAGCCAGGATTCGCCGTCGTGGAGATCGGGGGGCTGCAATTGACGATGTGACCCCATTTCCGGGCGACCATGTGGGGCAGGGCGTAGTAGCTACACAGATACGCGGCACGCACGTTGACCTGCCACATGAGATCGAACCGCTTCGGCGGAGTCTCGATGACTTGTTCCCACCAGAGCGCGCCCGCATTGTTGACGAGAATATCGAGCCGGCCAAAACGTTCGATGGTTTGATCGACCAGCGCCCTAACGTCCTCGTCGTTGCGAACGTCTGCCCGCACCGCCAAGGCGCGGCCGCCAAGGGCTTCCACCTCTGCGGCGACGCTGTAGATCGAACCGGGCAGCTTTTCGCGCGGCCGTTCGGACTTGGCGGCGATGACGACCGTCGCGCCCTCGCGCGCCAGCCGCAAAGCAAACGCGCGACCGATGCCGCGGCTGGCGCCGGTGACGATCGCGACGCGCTCGCGCAGGAGTCGATCAGAACTCGCCATCTGCTACCTGATCAAGACCTGTGTATTTACGAATGGGACGCAATCAATCGCCGGTTGGATGAGCGCACGGTCCGCGGGATACATTCCCCTATATAACTGACGGGCCGTGCTATCGGAGACGCCGAGCACCCTCAATCGCGCTAGGCTGTATGTTCCGCAGGTGACGTCGATGAGCAGCCAGTGTGAACTCCGCCGAGAGAGAAGGGCCTGTCGTTGGTCCTCTCCGGGGTATTCCCAAGTGCCAATGGCATAAAGAGGCCCAACCACCGTTTGCGTTACTTTAGGCGGGTAAGAAAGCCCGGATTCTTCAGCAGTCGCGGCTTTGAGGATTGCGGAGCGGAGTGCCGGATCAGCCGGCAGGCCCGCGTACACCTGTTGCCCGGCTGCGAACGATGGTATTGGAAACGATACAAGGTAAAATGCTTGGACGATGGCGCCAATAATTGCGATTCGCATCGATTCGGCTAGACCTTGAGCTCTACTTTGTCAAGCGCCTTGCGGGTCGAGACGACATGGTGGTTCAAGCGCAATTCCTCGGGGCTGAAGCCGAAAGCCAAGCCGAGCAATTGCGGCAGGTGGAAGATCGGCACGTCGATCGGCGTACGCATCACGCGCGCCGCGTCCGGCTGCTGGGCGTCGAGGTTCAAATGGCACAACGGACACGGCGTCACGAGCAGATCTGCGCCCTTTTCTCTTGCCTCGATGATGTGATTGCCGCCCATCGTCAACGCCGCATCGCGATTCATGGTCACCATCGGGAAGCCGCAGCACTTGGTCTTGCCGCGGTATTCGACCGGCGTCGCGCCGAGCAAGGCGATGATCTGCTCCAAGTAGGTCTTGCGCTCGGGTTTTTCTTTGAGACCGAGAGACTCTTCGGGCCGCAAGATGTAGCAGCCGTAGAACGGCGCGACTTTCAGGCCGGTAAGCCTGCGTTTGATCAGCGGTTTGATCTTGTCGAGTCCGATGTCCTCGACGAGCATCCACAACAGGTGCTTGACCGTGGTCGTGCCCTTGTACTCGTAGCCGCTTTCAGCCAGCACTGCGTTGGTCTTCGCGCGCCGGGCGGCATCCTTCTTGAG
Above is a genomic segment from Candidatus Tumulicola sp. containing:
- a CDS encoding retropepsin-like aspartic protease, which produces MQNENGLTRELSDLHQRDAIDRAALANASDPKSGVSLLGEVTAPVAAYVVRVFPPGGRVEYLFYDRASYLLVRSERQVVNRRVVTTYDDFRDTGGWREAWHIHASNGLAYDDEDWRLQSLSFGAVVDEKSFAQPQSRGTVMLGQQSTALPATLSGDRVILTAELGGHKVNLQLDSGAAGILLDRSVADAVHVTSYGRLTQDVAGEFTASPALIPVMAIGGATMNNVAVETAPYGDRTYDGYPVAGLLGYDFIAGCVVHIDYLNKKVEAIDAGSFSAPQGAFALPIRLDDGVPVVSARVGSATANAFIVDTGADRSVIFSGFARAHAADVSESGVSETMTNILPFPEKSHGVGGSIETRIAQVPSLGLGPLTFPNWRFDVTQNALAFEDEDYDGLIGQDVLRNFDVYLDYHDLKIYLLPNERYRQRWGSN
- a CDS encoding SDR family oxidoreductase; protein product: MASSDRLLRERVAIVTGASRGIGRAFALRLAREGATVVIAAKSERPREKLPGSIYSVAAEVEALGGRALAVRADVRNDEDVRALVDQTIERFGRLDILVNNAGALWWEQVIETPPKRFDLMWQVNVRAAYLCSYYALPHMVARKWGHIVNCSPPISTTANPGYVCYMITKMGMSRLAIGIAAEHSADNVAANSLWPATPIESQATINWEFTGKVGSRGEWRSPEILCDALMEIVTSEPSALTGRELIDETFLRERGWSEERLASYWLSGEQPKEPIYIDGREQAKM
- a CDS encoding CoB--CoM heterodisulfide reductase iron-sulfur subunit B family protein — translated: MKVAFFPGCVSKGACPELFVSTQKIAGPLGLELFEMTEAPCTGAGVISEQNPDLADSLNGLTLAMAERQGADLMTICSTCQGVLSNHNYHLKKDAARRAKTNAVLAESGYEYKGTTTVKHLLWMLVEDIGLDKIKPLIKRRLTGLKVAPFYGCYILRPEESLGLKEKPERKTYLEQIIALLGATPVEYRGKTKCCGFPMVTMNRDAALTMGGNHIIEAREKGADLLVTPCPLCHLNLDAQQPDAARVMRTPIDVPIFHLPQLLGLAFGFSPEELRLNHHVVSTRKALDKVELKV